Proteins encoded by one window of Blautia luti:
- a CDS encoding metal-dependent transcriptional regulator, translating to MALHESGEDYLEAILVIRNRNGNCRSIDIAHELSFSKPSVSVAMKNLKANNYITVDGNGSINLTETGLEIANKIYERHTFLTNWLTAIGVNPATAADDACKMEHAISAESFSAIKKYIAKNPAE from the coding sequence ATGGCATTACATGAATCAGGCGAAGATTATTTAGAGGCTATCCTCGTAATCAGAAATCGAAACGGAAACTGTCGTTCCATTGATATTGCGCACGAACTGTCATTTTCCAAGCCAAGTGTCAGTGTTGCTATGAAGAATTTAAAGGCAAACAATTATATCACAGTTGATGGGAATGGATCTATCAATCTCACGGAAACCGGTCTTGAAATTGCGAATAAGATCTATGAAAGGCATACATTTCTGACAAACTGGCTGACCGCCATCGGTGTCAATCCTGCTACAGCAGCAGATGATGCATGTAAAATGGAGCATGCGATCAGTGCAGAGAGCTTTTCAGCAATAAAAAAATATATTGCAAAAAATCCAGCCGAATAA
- a CDS encoding 4Fe-4S binding protein → MKKRQRKVRLIRAAIQLIFFIAAPSLFSTAFAGVKSIFLAIGNHQSVTWNSFLDVTAVLLLVTILFGRHFCGYACAFGSLGDALYELTLFIRSRFFHKKKRHGYSEEMVHKLQKVKYIVLALILLFCVTGFYSSLQGMSPWDVFSMLTTGKLPKPAYIVGTVLLFLIMIGMCTQERFFCQFLCPMGAVFAIMPVIPGALLKRNRPNCAPKCTLCKKRCPAHLDIDGDTAHSGECICCHTCTVTCPRQNIHFGDPDRDNEAVIEKK, encoded by the coding sequence ATGAAAAAGAGACAGAGAAAGGTGCGGCTGATCCGCGCCGCCATACAGCTTATATTTTTTATAGCAGCGCCATCTTTATTTTCCACTGCATTTGCAGGCGTGAAATCCATATTTCTGGCAATAGGGAATCATCAGAGTGTGACATGGAACTCTTTTCTGGATGTAACAGCAGTCTTACTTCTGGTTACGATTCTGTTTGGAAGACATTTCTGCGGATATGCCTGCGCGTTCGGATCCCTTGGAGATGCACTGTATGAACTGACCCTGTTTATCAGATCCAGATTCTTCCATAAGAAAAAGAGACATGGTTATTCAGAAGAAATGGTACATAAACTGCAGAAAGTGAAATATATAGTCCTGGCACTGATCTTATTATTCTGTGTTACCGGTTTCTATTCCAGCCTGCAGGGAATGAGCCCTTGGGATGTTTTTTCCATGCTGACTACAGGGAAACTGCCAAAACCTGCCTATATTGTTGGAACAGTGCTCCTCTTTCTGATCATGATCGGAATGTGCACCCAGGAACGTTTCTTCTGCCAGTTTCTGTGTCCTATGGGCGCAGTATTTGCCATTATGCCTGTAATCCCGGGGGCATTGCTGAAAAGAAACCGGCCGAACTGCGCGCCGAAATGCACACTCTGCAAGAAGAGATGCCCTGCACATCTGGACATTGACGGGGATACCGCACATTCCGGAGAATGTATCTGCTGTCATACATGTACAGTTACCTGTCCAAGACAGAACATTCATTTCGGAGACCCTGATAGGGACAATGAGGCAGTTATTGAGAAAAAATGA
- a CDS encoding FMN-binding protein, whose product MNNQNFYLRLIALLMIIMAVFFYNGTVKDKEQEQSITDLTTQVQNLQDQQEQILTALQEAYEKQKTVAESKTESDSKSSDSKKSTAAEETSDDSDNVYKNGTYGGSGTGYGGTITVQVTLQDDTITDVSVTSAPGEDSAYLAQGENVISSIISEQSTDVDTVSGATFSSTGILEAVNDALTKAEN is encoded by the coding sequence GTGAATAATCAAAACTTTTACCTGCGTCTGATCGCTCTTTTAATGATTATCATGGCAGTATTTTTCTATAATGGTACAGTAAAAGACAAGGAGCAGGAACAGAGCATTACAGACCTGACTACACAGGTACAGAACCTTCAGGATCAGCAGGAACAGATTCTTACAGCATTACAGGAGGCTTATGAAAAGCAGAAAACTGTTGCAGAAAGTAAAACAGAATCCGACAGTAAATCTTCTGACAGTAAAAAAAGTACAGCTGCAGAAGAAACATCTGATGATTCTGACAATGTATACAAAAACGGTACATATGGAGGATCCGGTACAGGATACGGCGGAACCATCACTGTACAGGTAACTCTTCAGGATGATACGATCACAGATGTAAGCGTAACCAGTGCGCCGGGAGAAGACAGTGCTTATCTGGCACAGGGGGAAAATGTGATCAGCAGTATTATCAGTGAACAAAGTACAGATGTAGACACGGTTTCCGGTGCTACTTTCAGTTCCACAGGTATTCTGGAAGCTGTTAATGATGCACTGACAAAGGCGGAAAACTGA
- a CDS encoding heavy metal translocating P-type ATPase, whose translation MKFAIKHEIKGRIRIHLAQKRMTYRQADILQYYLEDQANISKVTVYVKTQDVAVVYTGSREELIRMLSRFSYETAQVSESLLENSGRELNEEYKEKLINSVLLRAMNKMFLPYPVRFAVTTLKSVKYIYHGVRTLMKGKLEVPVLDATAIGVSMLRGDINTAGSTMFLLGIGEILEEWTHKKSVNDLARSMSIHAEKVWTLTDDGQEVLLPVSSVKAGDLIRVHMGNVIPFDGDVQVGEAMVNQTSLTGESQPVRKAEGSYVYAGTVLEEGEITLKVRQVAGASRYEKIVGMIENSEKLKSSAESNAEHLADRLVPYTLAGTAVTYLLTRNVTKTLAVLMVDFSCALKLAMPISVLSAIREASTHSITVKGGKYMEAMADATTIVFDKTGTLTKAKPVVSDVVSFDEDMSADELLRIAACMEEHFPHSMARAVVNAAKDRHLVHEEMHSKVEYIVAHGISTTIEGKKAVIGSWHFVMEDEKCVIPEGMEDKFEHLPLECSHLYLAIEGKLAAVICIEDPLREEAADAVRELKEAGITKVVMMTGDSERTAAAIAKRVGVDEYYSEVLPEDKASFVEKEKELGHKVIMIGDGINDSLALSSASVGIAISDGAAIAREIADVTISADNLHEIVTLKRLSTALMKRIHNNYRTIIGINGGLIALGVTGIIMPTTSALLHNMSTLTISLRSMKNLLPKEEED comes from the coding sequence ATGAAGTTTGCTATTAAGCATGAGATAAAAGGAAGAATCCGTATCCATCTTGCACAGAAACGAATGACTTACAGACAGGCTGATATTCTGCAGTATTATCTGGAAGATCAGGCGAACATCAGCAAGGTTACGGTTTATGTAAAAACTCAGGATGTGGCTGTTGTCTATACAGGCAGCAGAGAAGAACTGATCCGGATGTTGAGCAGATTTTCCTATGAAACTGCCCAGGTTTCAGAATCACTTCTGGAGAATTCCGGACGTGAATTAAATGAAGAATATAAGGAGAAACTGATCAACTCCGTATTATTGCGTGCGATGAATAAGATGTTTCTCCCTTATCCGGTGCGCTTCGCAGTAACCACCTTGAAGTCAGTGAAATATATCTATCACGGTGTACGTACCCTTATGAAAGGCAAACTGGAAGTGCCGGTTCTGGATGCTACAGCGATCGGTGTATCCATGCTTCGTGGAGATATCAATACCGCAGGTTCTACCATGTTCCTTCTGGGAATCGGTGAAATCCTGGAAGAGTGGACACATAAGAAATCTGTAAATGATCTGGCAAGAAGTATGTCTATCCATGCAGAAAAGGTATGGACACTTACTGATGACGGCCAGGAGGTTCTGTTACCGGTTTCTTCTGTAAAAGCAGGAGATCTGATCCGTGTACATATGGGCAATGTAATTCCGTTTGACGGTGATGTACAGGTGGGAGAAGCAATGGTCAACCAGACTTCTCTGACAGGTGAGTCACAGCCTGTGCGCAAGGCAGAGGGCAGTTATGTTTATGCGGGAACCGTTCTGGAAGAGGGTGAGATCACTCTGAAAGTAAGACAGGTGGCAGGTGCCAGCCGCTATGAGAAGATTGTAGGCATGATCGAGAATTCTGAGAAGCTGAAATCTTCTGCAGAGAGCAATGCAGAACATCTGGCTGACAGACTGGTTCCGTATACTCTGGCAGGTACAGCTGTAACATATCTGCTTACCAGAAATGTAACCAAGACGTTGGCAGTACTCATGGTTGATTTTTCCTGTGCACTGAAACTTGCCATGCCTATTTCCGTATTGTCTGCGATCCGTGAGGCAAGTACTCACAGTATTACAGTCAAGGGCGGCAAGTATATGGAAGCTATGGCAGACGCTACGACTATCGTATTTGATAAGACAGGTACACTTACAAAAGCCAAACCAGTCGTATCTGATGTAGTTTCTTTTGATGAAGATATGAGTGCAGATGAACTTCTGCGTATCGCAGCTTGTATGGAGGAACATTTCCCTCATTCCATGGCAAGAGCCGTGGTCAATGCTGCTAAGGACAGACATTTGGTTCATGAGGAAATGCATTCCAAAGTTGAATATATTGTGGCACACGGTATTTCCACAACCATCGAAGGCAAAAAGGCAGTGATTGGAAGCTGGCATTTCGTTATGGAAGATGAGAAATGTGTGATTCCGGAAGGCATGGAAGATAAATTCGAACATCTTCCTCTGGAATGCTCCCATCTCTATCTTGCCATCGAAGGCAAACTGGCAGCTGTGATCTGTATTGAGGATCCTCTCCGTGAGGAAGCAGCAGATGCTGTCCGTGAATTAAAAGAAGCTGGAATTACCAAAGTTGTCATGATGACAGGAGACAGCGAACGTACTGCAGCTGCTATTGCGAAACGTGTGGGTGTAGATGAATACTATTCCGAAGTACTTCCGGAAGATAAGGCATCTTTCGTAGAGAAAGAGAAAGAACTTGGTCATAAAGTTATTATGATCGGAGATGGAATCAATGATTCCCTGGCACTTTCTTCTGCAAGTGTGGGAATTGCTATCAGTGACGGTGCAGCTATTGCCCGTGAGATTGCTGATGTGACAATTTCTGCGGATAATCTGCACGAAATCGTTACCTTAAAGAGACTGAGTACAGCGCTGATGAAACGTATTCATAATAATTACCGTACGATCATCGGTATCAATGGTGGTTTGATCGCCTTGGGCGTAACAGGCATTATCATGCCGACCACTTCTGCGCTGCTTCACAATATGTCTACTCTTACCATCAGCTTAAGAAGTATGAAAAACCTGCTTCCGAAAGAGGAAGAAGACTAA
- a CDS encoding ArsR/SmtB family transcription factor: MEERKDEVCDGCEVHEDLLKIVNETLPEETELYDLAELFKVFGDSTRIRILFVLFEAEVCVCDLAKALNMTQSAISHQLRILKQNKLVKNRREGKSIFYSLADEHVRAIINQGREHIEED, translated from the coding sequence ATGGAAGAACGTAAGGATGAAGTATGTGATGGATGTGAAGTTCATGAAGATCTGCTGAAAATCGTAAATGAAACATTACCTGAAGAAACAGAGCTCTATGATCTGGCAGAATTATTCAAAGTTTTTGGAGATTCCACCAGAATCCGTATTCTGTTTGTATTGTTTGAAGCAGAAGTATGTGTATGTGATCTTGCAAAAGCATTGAACATGACACAGTCTGCAATTTCTCATCAGCTCCGTATTCTGAAACAGAACAAGCTGGTAAAGAACAGAAGAGAGGGAAAATCTATCTTTTACTCTCTGGCAGATGAACATGTCCGTGCAATTATTAATCAGGGCAGAGAGCATATCGAAGAAGATTAA
- a CDS encoding Ig-like domain-containing protein: MINKNLKKKIAPVVMSAAVVMSNMPYAVLASDFTDTEVITDSTDISAPEEFTTEKGQDEFTTEKEPDEFTTENAEEDAFSAETQQGETYVLMNIPYDDFYKAELKNNDVKVDAFTSATFNKSRTSGMMNGNSAYHVNPDGSDVTGVTFPVKVSDLSILKDQKQVTDSDSVTITVTNRGQTSSNTYTGKDSLIENASYSYYVLSEAPSYYKELTVNADGSYSFSAMKGAETKTVSINATLKTETNYGDYELDLDNNAFPEVIDTNTDKIYGVTVNTTDGTNYGLRHLENIWRGSMLAWGTGYTTEVHGCPVSSAHYKSIMGKTIDSVTYYTDKGIITFDVPDVKVQTTTGIKATVADIMDTDSSAAVTFDQILPADFNAQYTVDGTEVSCADGKLAVGFLALGTHKVVITDTNGIYVPIIAEFTVNTDKMPAAYDSKAGKLVAADGATADELSAYIKNISKVKVDDKEYAASGRGAKVIVKEDGTLDLTDLQVTDTTVFEVTSVGYKNNLVFTYKEAEDKFELDTTAKTLYTKGKTKVSLKLTTNLKDEITWKSSNTKVATVNSTGVVTAKAKGTAVITVSCGKYSATCKITVKNPSLTLNKKSTTLYKGTRTTLKASVKGVDASKVTFTSSNTKVVTVNKSTGKIVAKAAGKAVITVKCGSLKTSCTVTVKNPTLKLAKTSASIKVGKKTTIKPKATPSGTIKYTSSNKKIATVSSKGVVTGKKKGTAKITVTCNGVSKTFKVTVK, from the coding sequence ATGATAAACAAAAATCTTAAGAAAAAGATAGCTCCTGTTGTGATGAGCGCAGCAGTTGTAATGTCCAATATGCCGTATGCTGTACTGGCATCTGACTTTACGGACACTGAAGTAATTACAGACAGCACTGATATCTCTGCTCCTGAAGAATTTACCACTGAAAAAGGACAGGATGAATTTACTACAGAAAAAGAACCAGATGAATTTACCACGGAAAATGCAGAGGAAGATGCTTTTTCAGCAGAAACACAGCAGGGTGAAACGTATGTCCTTATGAATATTCCATATGATGATTTTTATAAGGCAGAACTGAAAAATAATGATGTCAAAGTTGACGCGTTCACATCAGCAACTTTTAACAAATCAAGAACATCCGGAATGATGAACGGAAATTCTGCTTATCATGTAAATCCGGACGGATCTGATGTTACGGGTGTTACTTTTCCTGTTAAGGTCAGCGATCTTTCCATTCTTAAAGACCAGAAACAGGTAACAGATTCTGATTCAGTAACGATCACAGTAACAAACAGAGGCCAGACAAGCTCCAATACTTATACAGGAAAAGATTCCCTGATTGAGAATGCATCCTATTCTTATTATGTTTTGAGCGAAGCGCCGTCTTACTATAAAGAACTCACTGTCAATGCAGACGGAAGCTATTCATTCTCTGCAATGAAAGGTGCAGAAACAAAAACTGTTTCTATCAATGCTACATTGAAAACAGAAACAAACTATGGTGATTATGAACTGGATCTTGATAACAATGCTTTTCCGGAAGTGATCGACACAAATACAGATAAAATATATGGCGTAACAGTAAATACTACAGACGGAACCAACTATGGTCTTCGCCATCTGGAGAATATCTGGCGCGGAAGTATGCTCGCATGGGGAACAGGATACACAACAGAAGTTCATGGATGCCCGGTTTCTTCCGCACACTATAAATCAATCATGGGAAAAACCATCGACAGTGTTACTTATTACACAGATAAAGGAATCATTACTTTTGATGTACCTGATGTAAAAGTTCAGACAACCACAGGTATTAAAGCAACAGTAGCAGATATCATGGATACAGATTCTTCTGCTGCAGTTACATTTGACCAGATACTGCCTGCTGATTTCAATGCACAGTATACTGTAGACGGAACAGAAGTTTCCTGTGCAGACGGAAAACTTGCAGTTGGCTTTCTGGCTTTGGGAACACATAAAGTTGTAATTACAGATACCAACGGAATCTATGTTCCTATCATTGCAGAATTTACAGTAAATACTGACAAAATGCCTGCAGCATATGACAGTAAGGCAGGTAAGCTGGTTGCGGCTGACGGAGCTACAGCTGACGAACTTTCTGCATACATTAAAAACATCAGCAAAGTAAAAGTCGACGATAAAGAATATGCAGCATCCGGAAGAGGAGCAAAAGTAATTGTAAAAGAGGATGGAACACTTGATCTTACAGATCTTCAGGTGACAGATACAACTGTATTTGAAGTGACTTCTGTAGGATATAAAAACAATCTTGTTTTCACTTATAAAGAAGCAGAAGACAAATTTGAATTAGATACCACAGCAAAAACTCTTTATACAAAAGGTAAAACAAAAGTTTCTCTCAAACTTACGACAAACCTTAAAGATGAAATTACATGGAAATCCAGCAATACTAAAGTTGCCACTGTAAACAGCACCGGAGTTGTAACTGCCAAGGCAAAAGGAACTGCCGTGATTACGGTATCTTGCGGAAAATACTCTGCAACCTGCAAAATAACAGTTAAGAATCCGTCTCTTACATTAAATAAAAAATCTACAACTCTTTACAAAGGAACCAGAACTACTCTGAAAGCTTCCGTAAAAGGTGTTGATGCATCAAAAGTAACATTTACTTCCAGCAACACAAAAGTTGTGACTGTAAACAAATCAACAGGCAAAATTGTGGCTAAAGCAGCCGGAAAAGCAGTGATCACAGTTAAATGTGGCAGCCTGAAAACCAGCTGCACAGTAACTGTCAAGAATCCAACACTGAAACTCGCCAAAACTTCTGCAAGTATTAAAGTAGGTAAAAAGACAACTATCAAACCAAAAGCAACACCATCCGGAACTATAAAATATACATCTTCTAACAAAAAGATCGCGACTGTATCTTCAAAAGGTGTAGTAACCGGAAAGAAAAAAGGAACTGCGAAGATTACCGTAACCTGCAATGGTGTAAGTAAAACATTCAAAGTTACTGTAAAATAA
- a CDS encoding cation transporter, producing the protein MKKTYKIDVDCANCANKMEEAAKNTAGVKDATVNFMMLKMIVEFEDGQDPKAVMKDVLKNCKKVEDDCEIYL; encoded by the coding sequence ATGAAAAAGACATACAAAATCGATGTAGACTGCGCAAACTGTGCAAACAAAATGGAGGAAGCTGCTAAGAATACAGCTGGTGTTAAGGATGCAACAGTAAACTTCATGATGCTGAAGATGATCGTTGAATTCGAAGACGGACAGGATCCGAAAGCAGTTATGAAAGACGTATTAAAGAACTGCAAGAAGGTAGAAGACGACTGCGAAATCTATCTTTAA
- a CDS encoding heavy metal translocating P-type ATPase, whose amino-acid sequence MNKKQKKMLTRIIIAAVLIVAFSLLPVEGYLRFGLFMIPYLVIGYDILQKAFKGILNKQVFDENFLMAVATVGAILLGDYSEGVAVMLFYQIGELFQSYAVGKSRRNISELMDIRPDYANIEKDGTLEQVDPDEVEIGTIIVVQPGEKVPIDGVITEGTSTLNTSALTGESLPRDAKAGDEVISGCINMTGLLKIRTTKEFGESTVSKILELVENSSSRKSKSENFISKFAKYYTPAVCYGALALAIIPPIVLLIMGKPAMWGDWIYRALTFLVISCPCALVISIPLSFFAGIGGASNQGVLVKGSNYLETLAQTKYVVFDKTGTMTQGVFEVSGIHHSEMPDEKLLEYAALAECSSSHPISKSLQKAYGKPIDRNRVTDIEEISGNGVIAKVDGVSVAAGNTKLMNRLGIAYQDCHHVGTVVHMAVDSKYAGHILISDIIKPHAKEAITELKKAGISKTVMLTGDSKRVADQVAKELGIQEVYSELLPADKVSKVEELLHQKSEKNKLAFVGDGINDAPVLSRADIGIAMGALGSDAAIEAADIVLMDDDPLKISKAIKIARKCIRIVYENIYFAIGIKILCLILGALGIANMWMAIFADVGVMIIAVLNAIRTLFVKNL is encoded by the coding sequence ATGAACAAGAAGCAGAAGAAAATGCTTACCAGGATCATCATTGCAGCAGTACTGATCGTTGCTTTTTCATTACTGCCTGTAGAGGGATATTTAAGATTTGGTCTTTTTATGATTCCTTATCTGGTTATCGGTTACGATATCCTGCAGAAAGCATTCAAGGGTATTTTAAATAAACAGGTATTTGACGAGAACTTTCTGATGGCTGTAGCTACCGTAGGTGCGATCCTACTTGGTGATTATTCTGAGGGTGTTGCGGTTATGCTTTTCTATCAGATCGGTGAGCTTTTCCAGAGCTATGCAGTAGGAAAGAGCAGACGAAACATCAGCGAACTGATGGATATCCGTCCTGATTATGCAAACATAGAGAAAGACGGAACACTGGAACAGGTTGATCCGGATGAAGTTGAGATTGGAACGATCATTGTTGTTCAGCCAGGTGAGAAAGTACCCATCGACGGTGTGATCACTGAAGGAACTTCAACATTAAACACAAGCGCACTGACAGGCGAAAGCCTTCCGCGTGATGCGAAAGCAGGAGATGAGGTCATCAGTGGATGTATCAATATGACAGGTCTGCTGAAGATCCGTACAACTAAGGAATTCGGTGAATCTACAGTATCCAAGATCCTTGAACTGGTAGAGAACTCCAGCTCCAGAAAGTCAAAATCCGAGAATTTTATCTCCAAATTCGCGAAATACTATACACCGGCAGTATGCTATGGAGCCCTTGCACTTGCAATCATCCCTCCAATCGTACTTCTTATTATGGGAAAACCGGCTATGTGGGGAGACTGGATCTACAGAGCCCTTACATTCCTTGTAATCAGCTGCCCTTGTGCACTGGTCATCAGTATTCCGTTAAGTTTCTTTGCCGGAATTGGTGGTGCCAGCAACCAGGGTGTTCTGGTCAAAGGTTCCAACTATCTGGAAACACTGGCTCAGACAAAATATGTTGTATTTGACAAAACCGGTACTATGACCCAGGGTGTTTTTGAAGTAAGCGGTATCCACCATAGCGAAATGCCTGATGAGAAATTATTAGAGTATGCAGCACTTGCAGAGTGTTCTTCTTCCCACCCGATCAGCAAGAGCCTGCAGAAAGCATACGGTAAACCCATCGACAGAAACCGTGTTACTGATATCGAAGAAATCAGTGGTAATGGTGTAATTGCCAAAGTTGACGGCGTATCTGTAGCTGCCGGAAATACCAAATTAATGAACAGACTTGGAATCGCTTATCAGGACTGCCACCATGTAGGAACTGTTGTGCATATGGCTGTTGACAGCAAATATGCAGGACATATCCTGATTTCCGATATTATCAAACCTCATGCAAAAGAAGCGATCACTGAACTGAAGAAAGCCGGAATCAGCAAGACCGTTATGCTGACAGGTGACTCCAAACGAGTTGCAGATCAGGTTGCCAAAGAACTTGGTATTCAGGAAGTATACAGCGAACTTCTCCCTGCTGATAAGGTTTCTAAAGTAGAAGAACTTCTTCATCAGAAATCTGAAAAGAATAAACTTGCATTTGTAGGTGACGGTATCAACGATGCACCTGTATTATCCAGGGCAGATATCGGTATCGCAATGGGAGCACTTGGTTCAGACGCAGCGATCGAGGCAGCAGATATCGTACTGATGGATGATGATCCACTGAAAATTTCCAAAGCGATCAAGATCGCACGTAAATGTATCCGCATTGTATATGAAAACATTTATTTTGCAATCGGTATTAAGATTCTCTGCCTGATTCTTGGGGCATTGGGTATTGCAAATATGTGGATGGCGATTTTTGCAGACGTAGGTGTTATGATCATCGCGGTATTAAACGCGATCCGTACATTATTCGTAAAGAATTTATAG
- a CDS encoding DNA methylase, which yields MESHIYVAIDLKSFYASVECKDHVLDPMTTNLVVADASRTEKTICLAVSPSLKAYGIPGRARLFEVIQKIRKVNQERLKAAPAHRFTGKSCNDTELKNNPSLAVGYHIAPPRMARYIEVSIAIYQTYLKYFSPEDMHVYSIDEIFIDITHYMKIYQMSAYQLTQKIILDILDTHGLTAAAGIGTNLYLCKIAMDIVAKHVEPDENGVRIAQLDEMEYRRLLWEHEPITDFWRIGRGYARKLAENGMKTMGDVARCSVGGPNDYHNEELLYKLFGINAELLIDHAWGWEPCTIAEIKSYKPENNSICSGQVLQCPYTFEKTRIVVREMAEMMALDLVDKGMVTDQMVLTVGYDIENLSDPVIRKAYKGEITIDRYGRSVPKHAHGTQNLSEFTNSTYEIIENILKLYDRIINRDLLIRRITLTANHIKKEQDIVQKETYEQLDLFTDYAAVEKENQEKEEKLQKEKKLQHAMLEIKKKYGKNAILKGTNFEEGATSIDRNQRIGGHKA from the coding sequence ATGGAATCTCATATTTATGTAGCAATAGATTTGAAATCCTTTTATGCATCAGTAGAGTGTAAAGACCATGTCCTGGATCCTATGACTACCAATCTGGTAGTAGCGGATGCCAGCCGCACGGAGAAAACCATATGCCTTGCAGTTTCCCCATCCCTAAAAGCTTACGGGATCCCGGGAAGAGCAAGGCTTTTTGAAGTTATCCAGAAAATCCGAAAAGTGAACCAGGAACGTCTGAAAGCAGCACCCGCGCACAGGTTTACAGGAAAGTCGTGTAATGATACAGAGTTAAAAAATAATCCGTCACTGGCAGTGGGATATCACATTGCACCGCCGAGAATGGCCAGATATATTGAAGTCAGCATCGCAATCTACCAGACATATCTGAAATATTTTTCGCCGGAAGACATGCATGTGTATTCTATAGACGAGATTTTTATAGACATTACTCATTATATGAAAATTTACCAGATGAGTGCTTATCAGCTCACCCAGAAGATCATCCTGGATATCCTGGATACCCATGGACTTACTGCAGCAGCAGGGATCGGTACAAACCTATATCTGTGCAAAATCGCCATGGATATTGTGGCCAAGCATGTAGAACCGGATGAGAACGGAGTCCGTATTGCGCAGCTGGATGAAATGGAATACCGCAGACTGCTGTGGGAACATGAACCGATTACTGATTTCTGGCGGATTGGACGTGGATATGCCCGGAAACTTGCAGAAAACGGAATGAAGACGATGGGAGATGTTGCCAGATGTTCTGTAGGCGGCCCAAATGATTATCATAATGAAGAATTACTCTATAAATTGTTCGGGATCAACGCAGAATTGCTGATCGACCACGCCTGGGGCTGGGAACCCTGTACTATTGCAGAAATTAAGTCCTATAAACCGGAGAACAACAGTATCTGCTCCGGTCAGGTCCTTCAATGTCCTTATACCTTCGAAAAAACCAGGATCGTAGTCCGGGAAATGGCTGAGATGATGGCACTGGATCTGGTTGATAAGGGAATGGTCACAGATCAGATGGTACTAACAGTGGGATATGATATAGAGAATCTTTCCGATCCTGTCATCCGTAAAGCTTATAAAGGAGAGATTACAATTGACCGTTATGGAAGAAGCGTTCCGAAACATGCCCACGGAACACAGAACCTGTCTGAATTTACAAATTCAACTTACGAGATTATTGAGAACATCCTGAAACTCTATGACCGTATCATAAACCGCGATCTGCTGATCCGAAGGATTACCCTGACTGCCAACCATATCAAAAAAGAGCAGGATATTGTCCAAAAAGAAACCTATGAACAATTGGATCTCTTTACAGATTATGCAGCGGTTGAAAAGGAAAACCAGGAAAAAGAAGAAAAGCTTCAGAAAGAAAAAAAACTTCAGCATGCAATGCTGGAGATCAAGAAAAAATATGGGAAAAATGCAATTCTCAAAGGAACAAACTTCGAAGAAGGTGCGACTTCCATTGACAGAAATCAGAGAATAGGAGGACATAAAGCTTGA
- a CDS encoding Gx transporter family protein: MKQKTAYLGLFSAVAIILGYVESLVPVFAGIPGIKLGLANLGVLFILKKYSFKEAALVSVVRILVIGFMFGNLFSILYSLAGAALSMMVMTLMLKKTSFSLIGVSVAGGVSHNIGQLIIAMLIVNNASVFVYTPALLVAGVAAGVVIGGLTNEIIKRVHI, encoded by the coding sequence ATGAAACAAAAAACAGCCTATCTCGGACTTTTTTCGGCTGTGGCTATTATTCTTGGATATGTGGAATCGCTGGTTCCGGTGTTTGCGGGGATTCCTGGGATTAAGCTTGGGCTGGCGAATCTGGGGGTACTTTTTATTCTGAAGAAGTATTCTTTTAAAGAGGCTGCATTGGTTTCTGTCGTACGTATTCTGGTGATCGGGTTTATGTTTGGAAATCTGTTCAGTATCCTGTACAGCCTGGCAGGGGCTGCGCTTAGTATGATGGTTATGACCCTTATGTTAAAAAAGACCTCTTTCAGTCTGATCGGAGTTAGCGTTGCGGGAGGCGTTTCACATAATATCGGGCAGCTTATTATTGCTATGTTGATCGTAAATAATGCAAGTGTATTTGTATATACGCCAGCGTTGCTGGTAGCCGGTGTAGCTGCCGGTGTTGTGATTGGTGGACTTACAAATGAGATTATAAAAAGAGTGCATATATAG